One part of the Cryptosporangium minutisporangium genome encodes these proteins:
- a CDS encoding endonuclease domain-containing protein — protein MRAGLLTRRQLCSQGWRKFGHDVYADADLGDTHLVRCRAIGLVLPSGAAITGRSAACLDGLPIDQKDALVHVLAPLGTRLERPQCRVARTGWLPHGHIRPGSDPPVTASTRTAWEIASESDVVEAVVALDVLFRANRPRQEAMGSWVAAYPDSAAASAIALADGRSESPQESRARVRIVLEGFPPPTPQYEVVANGRFVARVDLAWPEVKVAVEYDGAWHAEPGQMAKDRARLNRLMDAGWTVLHLTSATLKHPSLFAAFCAQLRSALGV, from the coding sequence GTGAGAGCAGGACTACTCACCCGGCGGCAGCTGTGCAGCCAGGGGTGGCGCAAGTTCGGCCACGACGTCTACGCGGACGCCGACCTGGGCGACACACATCTGGTCCGGTGCCGGGCGATCGGGTTGGTCCTGCCGAGCGGAGCGGCGATCACCGGACGGTCCGCAGCGTGTCTCGACGGATTGCCGATCGACCAGAAGGACGCCTTGGTGCATGTCCTCGCGCCGCTGGGGACCCGGTTGGAGCGCCCCCAGTGCCGCGTGGCGCGGACTGGCTGGCTCCCCCACGGGCACATCCGTCCGGGTAGCGACCCGCCGGTCACGGCCTCCACCCGGACGGCCTGGGAGATCGCGTCCGAGTCGGATGTCGTCGAGGCAGTCGTGGCACTTGACGTGCTGTTCCGCGCGAACCGTCCGCGCCAAGAGGCGATGGGGAGCTGGGTCGCCGCCTACCCGGACAGCGCCGCAGCGAGCGCTATCGCCCTGGCGGATGGTCGCTCCGAGTCACCGCAAGAGTCCCGAGCGCGTGTGCGCATCGTGCTGGAAGGCTTCCCGCCACCGACGCCGCAGTACGAGGTGGTGGCGAACGGGAGATTCGTCGCACGGGTCGATCTCGCGTGGCCCGAGGTGAAGGTTGCCGTGGAGTACGACGGCGCGTGGCACGCGGAGCCGGGTCAGATGGCGAAGGATCGTGCTCGCCTCAACCGGCTCATGGACGCGGGATGGACCGTGCTGCACCTGACGAGCGCAACCCTTAAGCATCCGTCGCTCTTTGCTGCGTTCTGCGCGCAACTCAGGTCTGCGCTCGGGGTGTGA
- a CDS encoding precorrin-2 C(20)-methyltransferase: MSGRLYGVGVGPGDPELVTVKAARLISDAEVIAYHSARHGRSVARSVAAPYLREGQIEEQLVYPVTTEKTAHPGGYEGALEDFYADCAARLAAHLDAGRDVVVLAEGDPFFYGSYMHLHKRLAPRYEAHVVPGVTSVSGASAVLGRPLVERDEVLTVLPGTLPTSELATRLAGPDPAVVMKLGRTFGAVREALSEAGRLDEAWYVERATTSSERVAPLADVDPDSVPYFSMAVLPSRLSPGLSGAAAAPAPAVVSERVGEVVVVGLGPGGRDWQTPEAQAALAAADDLVGYEPYLDRVPANPRQRRHPSDNRVEAERAAFALDLASRGARVAVVSSGDPGVFAMAAAVLEVAEEPRWKHVPVRVVPGITAAQAVASRVGAPLGHDFCILSLSDRLKPWETIAARLDAAAAADFVIAIYNPASKSRRHQIVAAKELLLKHRDGDTPVVIGRDVGGSSESVRVVRLADLEPSEIDMRTLLIVGSSQTRSDGHTVYTSRRYPG; this comes from the coding sequence ATGAGCGGTCGTTTGTACGGCGTCGGTGTCGGACCGGGCGATCCGGAGCTGGTCACCGTCAAGGCGGCCCGCCTGATCTCCGACGCCGAAGTGATCGCGTATCACAGCGCCCGCCACGGACGTAGCGTCGCGCGCTCGGTCGCCGCCCCGTACCTGCGCGAGGGGCAGATCGAAGAGCAGCTCGTCTACCCGGTGACGACCGAGAAAACTGCTCACCCGGGCGGGTACGAAGGAGCGCTGGAGGACTTCTACGCGGACTGCGCAGCGAGGCTCGCCGCCCACCTGGACGCCGGCCGGGACGTGGTCGTGCTCGCCGAAGGCGACCCGTTCTTCTACGGCTCCTACATGCACCTGCACAAGCGCCTCGCGCCCCGCTACGAGGCACACGTCGTGCCGGGCGTGACGTCGGTGAGCGGCGCGTCCGCGGTGCTCGGACGTCCGCTGGTGGAGCGGGACGAAGTACTCACGGTGCTACCGGGGACCTTGCCGACCTCGGAGCTGGCCACCCGGCTGGCGGGTCCGGATCCCGCCGTCGTGATGAAACTGGGCCGCACGTTCGGCGCGGTGCGGGAGGCGCTTTCCGAGGCCGGCCGTCTGGACGAGGCCTGGTACGTCGAGCGGGCGACGACGTCGTCCGAGCGGGTCGCGCCACTGGCCGACGTCGACCCGGACTCGGTGCCGTACTTCTCGATGGCCGTGCTGCCGAGTCGTCTCTCCCCCGGGCTTTCTGGCGCAGCGGCTGCCCCCGCTCCGGCGGTGGTTTCGGAGCGGGTCGGGGAGGTCGTCGTCGTCGGTCTGGGGCCGGGCGGGCGGGACTGGCAGACGCCGGAGGCCCAGGCCGCACTGGCCGCCGCCGACGACCTCGTCGGGTACGAGCCGTACCTCGACCGGGTGCCGGCCAATCCCCGGCAGCGGCGTCACCCGTCCGACAACCGGGTGGAGGCCGAGCGCGCAGCGTTCGCGCTGGACCTCGCGTCTCGTGGGGCCCGGGTCGCGGTCGTGTCGTCGGGGGATCCGGGGGTGTTCGCGATGGCCGCGGCGGTGCTCGAAGTGGCGGAGGAGCCCCGCTGGAAGCACGTGCCCGTACGGGTCGTACCGGGAATCACTGCCGCTCAGGCGGTGGCCAGTCGGGTGGGCGCCCCGCTCGGCCACGACTTCTGCATCCTGTCGCTGTCCGACCGGCTCAAGCCCTGGGAGACCATCGCCGCCCGACTGGATGCCGCTGCGGCGGCGGACTTCGTGATCGCGATCTACAACCCGGCGTCGAAGAGTCGCCGACACCAGATCGTGGCGGCGAAGGAGTTGCTGCTGAAGCACCGGGACGGGGACACCCCGGTGGTGATCGGCCGGGACGTCGGCGGCTCGTCCGAGAGCGTGCGGGTGGTGCGCCTCGCCGACCTCGAGCCGTCCGAGATCGACATGCGCACGCTGCTGATCGTGGGTTCCTCCCAAACCCGCTCCGACGGCCACACCGTCTACACGTCCCGCCGCTATCCAGGCTGA